GATAAGCTCGACCAGTTCGCGCGCACGGTCGCCGGCCGCGCCGTCGGTCGCCGCAATGAAGACCGTGCCGTCCTCTTCGATGTCGATGGTGACGAGGTTCGAGCCGACCTCCTCGATGATAGCCCGGATATTCTTGCCCTTCGGTCCGATGAGGTCGCCGATTTTATCCTGCGGTATTTTAACGGTCATGATGCGCGGCGCGTACTTCGATAGGTCGGCGCGCGGCTCGGGGATGACCTCCAAGATGCGGTCGATGATATAGAGGCGGGCCTGGCGGGCCTGTTCGAGCGCTTTAGCCAAGATCGCTCCACCGACACCCGTGACCTTCATATCCATCTGCAGCGCGGTGATGCCCGCGGCCGTGCCGGCTACTTTGAAATCCATGTCGCCGAGAGCGTCTTCGAGGCCGAGAATATCGGTTATTACCGCGACTTCATCGCCCTCTTTAATAAGACCCATCGCGATACCGGCGACCGGGGCCTTTATCTTGACTCCGGCGTCCATTAAAGCGATGGTGCTCCCGCAGACGCTCGCCATCGACGAAGAGCCGTTCGATTCCAATACCTCGGATACGATACGAATCGTATAGGGAAACTCGTCCTCTTTCGGGATTACCGGGAATATCGAGCGTTCCGCAAGCGCGCCGTGGCCTATGTCGCGCCTTTTGGGGCCGCGCATGAAGCCGATTTCGCCGGTGCAAAACGGCGGGAAGTTATAGTGGTGCATAAAGCGCTTGGAGTCTTCGACGCCGAGCCCGTCTATCATCTGCTCTTCACGGACGGTTCCGAGGGTCACGATGGAGAGTACCTGCGTTTGGCCGCGTGTAAAAAGACCGGAGCCGTGCGGGCGCGGAAGCGCGCCGGCCCGAATCAGAATCGGGCGGATATCGGTCGTCCCGCGGCCGTCCGCGCGCACTCCCTCATCGAGAATCATGCGGCGCATCTCTTCTTTTTTGATTTGCTTGAGCGCTTTTGAGACATAGGATTCCTTGTCTTCGACCAATTCCGCAAGCTCAGCGAGGACTTCTTCGGCGATAGCGTCTTGTTCGCGGTCGCGCTCTAGCTTGTCGGGGTTTCTCAGGGATTCCTTTATTTTGCCGGTAGCGAACGCGCGGACGCGCTCCTCTATCTGTGCGTACGCGGGATCGGGTTGTGCCACCTCGATTACTTTGCTTGAAGGCGGCTTGATGTCGGCGTATGCGGCTTTGAAGCGCTCTTGAAAATCACAGAGTGCGACGATGGCGTCGTGCGCCAAGTCCAGCGCCTTAACCACGTCGGCTTCGATGACCTCGCCGGCGCCTGCTTCGACCATGAGAATAGCGTCGCGGTTGCCCGCGACTATCATCTCGAGGTCGCTCGCGTCGAGGTCGTCAAAGGTAGGATTGATGATAAACTTACCGTCCACCCTGCCGATTCTTACACCGGCGACCGGGCCGCTAAAAGGGGCGTCCGCCAGAAGCAGCGCCATCGAGGCGCCGTTGAGGGCCAGGATATCCGGCTGGTTGGCGAAGTCGACCGAGAGTATGGTCGCCAGCACCTGAATCTCGTTATAGAAACCTTTGGGGAACGACGGCCGAAGCGGCCTGTCGATAAGGCGCGCGGTGAGCGTCGCTTTCTCGCTCGGCCTGGTCTCCCGCTTGATAAAACCGCCCGGAATCTTGCCGGCGGCGTACATCTTCTCTTCTACGTCTACGGTCAAGGGCAGAAAGTCTTTGCCCTCGGTCGCCTTGCTTGCGACAACGGCTGTCACCAGCGTTATCGTCTCACCCATTTGAACCGTTAGCGCGCCGTCGGCCTGTTGGGCCAAGAGGCCGGTCTCGAAGGCGATTGTCTTTCCATCGAGGTCGAACTCTTGCCTTAAGACTTCTCTTACTTGCGTACCGTTTTGTTGATTAGGCTCCATAAATTTTGAGAACCTCCTAAAATATTCTTCAATATAGATTTAGGGCAACCTATGGAGGTTGCCCTTCGAGGACTCTTAAGCTCTTAGCCCCAGCTTGACTATGAGTTCCCTGTATCTCTCGATATTCTTGTTCTTGAGATAGTTGAGCAGTCTTCTGCGATGGCCGACCATCTTCAGAAGACCACGGCGCGAGTGATGATCCTTCTTGTGTTCTTTCAGGTGTTGCGTAAGGTCATTGATTCGCCTGGTGAGCATCGCTACCTGCACCTCCGGTGAGCCGGTGTCTCCGTCGTGGACTTTGTGCTCGTCGA
This window of the Actinomycetota bacterium genome carries:
- a CDS encoding polyribonucleotide nucleotidyltransferase — translated: MEPNQQNGTQVREVLRQEFDLDGKTIAFETGLLAQQADGALTVQMGETITLVTAVVASKATEGKDFLPLTVDVEEKMYAAGKIPGGFIKRETRPSEKATLTARLIDRPLRPSFPKGFYNEIQVLATILSVDFANQPDILALNGASMALLLADAPFSGPVAGVRIGRVDGKFIINPTFDDLDASDLEMIVAGNRDAILMVEAGAGEVIEADVVKALDLAHDAIVALCDFQERFKAAYADIKPPSSKVIEVAQPDPAYAQIEERVRAFATGKIKESLRNPDKLERDREQDAIAEEVLAELAELVEDKESYVSKALKQIKKEEMRRMILDEGVRADGRGTTDIRPILIRAGALPRPHGSGLFTRGQTQVLSIVTLGTVREEQMIDGLGVEDSKRFMHHYNFPPFCTGEIGFMRGPKRRDIGHGALAERSIFPVIPKEDEFPYTIRIVSEVLESNGSSSMASVCGSTIALMDAGVKIKAPVAGIAMGLIKEGDEVAVITDILGLEDALGDMDFKVAGTAAGITALQMDMKVTGVGGAILAKALEQARQARLYIIDRILEVIPEPRADLSKYAPRIMTVKIPQDKIGDLIGPKGKNIRAIIEEVGSNLVTIDIEEDGTVFIAATDGAAGDRARELVELITREAKIGEQFMGTVTKTTGFGAFVEILPGKEGLVHISRLTKQRVPTVESVVNVGDKVLVEVVEITDQGKIGLRALNLEYKEPKAGQ
- the rpsO gene encoding 30S ribosomal protein S15, translated to MALGKELKTSIIDEHKVHDGDTGSPEVQVAMLTRRINDLTQHLKEHKKDHHSRRGLLKMVGHRRRLLNYLKNKNIERYRELIVKLGLRA